The genomic window CTGGATCGTTTGTCGCAGCACCTGCTCTTCCAAGGCATCGCCGAGGGTCAGACGCAGTTCATAACTGCCAGCTTCGCGAACCACCAAACGGCCACCGTAGGTCCCGGCCCGCGGTTCACCGGGCAGCGGGGTGAGGCGAATTTTGTCGATCCGGCCGCCCGGTGCCAACAGATCGGCCTCCACACTGGGCACGTCCAAGGGTTCAAACTGTTCGTCGCTCAGCACGGCTCGCACGATCACCGTTTCGCCGACCAAGGCACGGGGTCGATCGACCAGCAGGATGCCGCGATTGGAGTCTCGCAACAAACGGCCTTCGCTAACCCACCGCAGCAATTTGGTGTAGTAGCTGTCAAACAGAGCGTCGTCGACACCGCGCAACCGCCACATTTCGCCGCTGCCCTGAAAAAACACCCGGCCGGCACCAAAGAACTGCGAGGCCATGTAGACCGGATATTCTTCGCTGATGGCCGTCGTGGGATCGGAGAAATAGCTGTACACCTTGGCCGCGGGCTTGGCATCTTTGACGCCCACATAGTCGTACACGCCGCCGGATTCTTCCCAGGCTTCGAAGCTGGACTTGGGTTCGTAGGTGAGCCACAAGAATTCGGTCCGCAGGGCTTCGGGGGTAAACTTCAACGGCCACTGTGTATCGCCACCGACCCGCCCGCCACGCAGCAACGGGTTATTGGTGGCTAAGTTGACGGGAAAGAAGCCGGCCAGTTTACTGACCCGCGGGTCGGTGCGTTTGGAGGACCATTCGGGCATGTACACCGGACCGGCCACGAGAATCAATCCGCCGGCCTGCTCGGACAACCAGCGATCCATCAAATCCAATTGAGCGGCATCCAGTTGCAGCCAATCGACGTCAAAGGCCACGATGGCGTCGTATTCAAACAGGGCTTCGGCCGTCTCCGGAAATCCGCTCAACTGTTCATCCGCATCCTGGCTCATCCCCGGCTGACCGGTCTGCAGCCAGACGTCCAACCGCGTCGATTCATCGCGGTACAGCAGGTTGCGAACAAAGCGGTATTCGCGAGTTGGCCCGCCGGCGATCGCCAGCACTCGCAGTTTGCGAGCCACCACTTCATAGCGCGCGTCACGCAGGTTGTCTTCGCTGTTTTGATCCTCCGGCGGAGCGACCACGCGGATCGCCAACCGACGTCGGCCCACGGCTTCCGGTTCAACTTCAAAACGAATTCCCGTCAGCGTGCCGTCGACGGGCAACTCTACTTCTTGGCTGTCGATCACCTGGCTGGAAAGTTGTTCGTTGTCGGCCCCATCTAGCAGTTGCACCTGAACCTTCAAGTCCTCCGTGCCGCTGGCCTGCAGGACGGCGGACACAGAAAACTTGTCGCCGGGATAGACGCGGCGTGGGGCATCCAGGTCGACGATGCGAACATTCACCGGAGCTTCGGACGAGCCCAGCCCCAGAGGATAGATCGCCACACCGCCGCGGGCCGCCAGGCTGGCCGCCGAGACGGCCGGGGTGCCGCCATTGGTTTGTCCGTCAGTCAACACGACCACGCCGGCCAGGGTTGCCGGGTCGTGCCGCATCAAAACACTGCGGATCGCGTCGCCGATATGGGTTTGCGCACCGGCGGCCAATAGCGTTTGATTCCAGTCTTCCACTCGCGGCGAGGGCGGCGGAGCGTCTTCGTCGGTTTCCTGTTCCGCTTCGACGTCGGCCGGCGGCGGTTCCACGCCCAGCAGTGAGGCCAGCGAACGTTGGGTGTTGAGGGTCCAGGTACCGCCCAATAAAACGCCGCCCAAAACGATCAACACGGCCCCACCGAGTAACGGCTGTCCCAGTGAAACGACTCGTCCGGTACCGCCTAAAAAGAGCGACACCAAACACAGCACCAAGGCCGTCAACACGGTCAACAAACCAATCACCGCGAACCGCGAGGAAACCACCTCGGCCTCGGCTTGCGTATCGGTATCGTCTTCGGCGTCGGCGTCGAGTTCGGACTGTCCCACGCGGACATCCAATTCACGCGGCTCGTCGCCCTCGTCAAAGCCGTAGACGGTCACCCGCTGTTGGGCGGAGAGTTTATCCAGCACGCCGGATTCGCTGAGGATTTGTGAGGCGATCTCGATCCGCGTGGGCGCACCGACCTCGTTGGCCGCCGGCAACGACATGCTCTGGCTGGTATCGACCAATACCGCCACCTCGCTCTGTCGAGTGACCAATTGCTGCACTCGGCGGGTCAGGCCGAAAAAGAAAAAGATCAGCCCCAGCAGGGTCGTTAAGCGAAGAAAGATCAGCGTGGTGCGAACCAGCGGCGGCAACTCTTCGGTATCGCGACGGTACAGCCGGACCATCAGCCACAGGATCAGGGCGATCACGGCGAACGTCAGCGCCCAGGCCCACCAACCATCCAGCCAAGCGACGCGTTCGAGCGAATACACGATCTCTCGTCGCGATGCGCCATCGCTGATAACCGAATCGGGCGGAGCGGATTGTGCGAATAGATTCATGCGGGGCCTCCACCGCGAGGCGGATGGTAACTGGCCCAGTAGGCCAGCGCTTGCTCACTGGCCAGCAGCGTTCCCAACAGGGCCAGCAAAATCAGCGTGGTCGTCGAACCGCCGCTGCCGTTGGATTGCTCGAGCACGTCATCGGTGGAATAAAATTGTAAACGAATGGGTTGAAGATCCTGCTGCAGTTTGCGGCGATCGGCGCGTCGCAAGTCGCCTTCGGTGGGCGTGATCACCGACGCCATCGGTCGGACCTCGCCCTGTCCGTCGATCCGCGACAACCACACCTCGGTGATGCCGGGCACCAACATCGCATCCACATCCGCGCTGCCGGAGATGGCCGCTTCACGCGGATCGATGCTCAGCTGCAATCCCGCGTCCGTCGGTTCGGCTTGCATCTCGATGGGTACGCGAGGCGGTTCGGACACGGCGGCCAAAACCTGGGCAGTGCGGCCGTAGCGATCGGTCGACAGCGTCAGTTCAATCGGCTGGTCGACCGTCCGCGAGGTTTCCACCGCGGCACCGGACCACAGGAAGGCATTGGCCCGCAGCATAAAGATCACAAACGTGGGGTCGCCGGGCCAATTCGACCAGCGGCCTTCCAAGCCGGCCAGCACGGTAACCACCTGCCCCCGACCCACGCTGTGCTGCAGCACAAACGGTCGCCGATCGCGGCGATTGAGCACTTCGCGAACCGGGCTGGCCAGAGAAACCCGCGGGTCGGCCAAATCCAGACTCCAGCTCTCCGCCAATCCCACGCGTCCGAACACCGCGTTGCCCAGCGGCCGAAACGGCTCGGTCAACGAGTGCTCATCGGCCATCACCACATCGCTGCCCGCTGCGGTCGATAGCGGCAATTCACTAACCGTCGCCAGAGCTCCGGGCAACAGGTTTCTCCCCTCGGCCAACAGGACTTCGTTCAGTCGTTGAGGTTGAGCGTTTTCGCCCAGGATCCAAGCCAACCCGCCACCTTCGGCAACGTATTGCGACAACGCGTGAGCGGCGTTCTGCGTGATCTGTTTGGGATCCACCAGATAGATCGCGCGGTAGGGACGCAGATCTTCCAGCGTCGCCGAGCGCAAAAACGTGGGAGCTCGCACATCGGGAATCGCTCCGGTGCTGACTTGGCTGCCCGGTTCCAACACCGAGGCGATGTGATACGCCCCTTGCTGTTCGGCATCACCGTCGACGATCAACACCCGCTGCGCCGCCGACAAGGGCAGGGTACAGGTGCGAGAATTGTCGGTCGGCAAGGCGTCGTCAGGCAGCGTCACCTGGATCGCGTGGGTGCCGGGTTCGGCGATGTGAACCTGGAACTGCCGCACCACCTCTTCGCCGGGCTCCAACCGCTCGATCACCACGCCGGGCAGCGGTTCCACCAATCCGGAATACTGGCGAGTCGGATCGGGCGAGGAGGCTTCGCTGCCGTAACGGATCACGCGAGCGGCAAGGTTGACATTCGTTACCGGCGTGGCCCCATAGTTCTTGACCGCCGTTTGCACCACTACCGGGACGTCGGAAACCCACACGTCGGGTAAGGGCTGC from Roseimaritima ulvae includes these protein-coding regions:
- a CDS encoding BatA domain-containing protein; the protein is MFLFPALTIGFLFVGVPLLVHLINMLRHRRQQWAAMDFLLASYRKQKKWIILRQLLLLLARTAVAAVLIAMLCGWISGGRLLGALGGRTVHHVVVLDDSYSMADISSGGQTYQRALASLRSLTERLAASEGQHQLTVLRSSRAELVLRGGGSAGDAAADLSVQTITGDARLIDRVMATEASPMSVDLVPAMRLAGELIGNTPADETVAYVISDFRERDWQAPERIAEILEGMDSENVDLRFIDSATTPASNLGITKLQPLPDVWVSDVPVVVQTAVKNYGATPVTNVNLAARVIRYGSEASSPDPTRQYSGLVEPLPGVVIERLEPGEEVVRQFQVHIAEPGTHAIQVTLPDDALPTDNSRTCTLPLSAAQRVLIVDGDAEQQGAYHIASVLEPGSQVSTGAIPDVRAPTFLRSATLEDLRPYRAIYLVDPKQITQNAAHALSQYVAEGGGLAWILGENAQPQRLNEVLLAEGRNLLPGALATVSELPLSTAAGSDVVMADEHSLTEPFRPLGNAVFGRVGLAESWSLDLADPRVSLASPVREVLNRRDRRPFVLQHSVGRGQVVTVLAGLEGRWSNWPGDPTFVIFMLRANAFLWSGAAVETSRTVDQPIELTLSTDRYGRTAQVLAAVSEPPRVPIEMQAEPTDAGLQLSIDPREAAISGSADVDAMLVPGITEVWLSRIDGQGEVRPMASVITPTEGDLRRADRRKLQQDLQPIRLQFYSTDDVLEQSNGSGGSTTTLILLALLGTLLASEQALAYWASYHPPRGGGPA
- a CDS encoding VWA domain-containing protein, encoding MNLFAQSAPPDSVISDGASRREIVYSLERVAWLDGWWAWALTFAVIALILWLMVRLYRRDTEELPPLVRTTLIFLRLTTLLGLIFFFFGLTRRVQQLVTRQSEVAVLVDTSQSMSLPAANEVGAPTRIEIASQILSESGVLDKLSAQQRVTVYGFDEGDEPRELDVRVGQSELDADAEDDTDTQAEAEVVSSRFAVIGLLTVLTALVLCLVSLFLGGTGRVVSLGQPLLGGAVLIVLGGVLLGGTWTLNTQRSLASLLGVEPPPADVEAEQETDEDAPPPSPRVEDWNQTLLAAGAQTHIGDAIRSVLMRHDPATLAGVVVLTDGQTNGGTPAVSAASLAARGGVAIYPLGLGSSEAPVNVRIVDLDAPRRVYPGDKFSVSAVLQASGTEDLKVQVQLLDGADNEQLSSQVIDSQEVELPVDGTLTGIRFEVEPEAVGRRRLAIRVVAPPEDQNSEDNLRDARYEVVARKLRVLAIAGGPTREYRFVRNLLYRDESTRLDVWLQTGQPGMSQDADEQLSGFPETAEALFEYDAIVAFDVDWLQLDAAQLDLMDRWLSEQAGGLILVAGPVYMPEWSSKRTDPRVSKLAGFFPVNLATNNPLLRGGRVGGDTQWPLKFTPEALRTEFLWLTYEPKSSFEAWEESGGVYDYVGVKDAKPAAKVYSYFSDPTTAISEEYPVYMASQFFGAGRVFFQGSGEMWRLRGVDDALFDSYYTKLLRWVSEGRLLRDSNRGILLVDRPRALVGETVIVRAVLSDEQFEPLDVPSVEADLLAPGGRIDKIRLTPLPGEPRAGTYGGRLVVREAGSYELRLTLGDALEEQVLRQTIQVRLPTLELERPRRNDDDLKAVAAMTGGVFLPIDLPAGSAGAADAVSVAATDVLVENIQPQPQTTVLPGTPDRDFGRRMHASLMWLLATCLTFEWVVRRLHRLA